A genomic segment from Luteolibacter ambystomatis encodes:
- a CDS encoding iron chelate uptake ABC transporter family permease subunit, giving the protein MTEWLHTAFGTALAAALLLGLCCGTLGAFVVVRRMALTGDMLSHAVLPGIVAGLVWNTQRDPLVVLAAALLAGMAGSAVMHAIQRTTRLKPDAALGIVLSVFFAGGIAMISIHQPSGVQAYLYGQAAAIDQRDLRLLAGVTVLTLGVVGVLFRLLHVTAFDAGFSRLLGYPVQWLDRLFYFLLSASIVVAMQAVGVVLISAMLIAPAAAALKLSHRFGRVVTASCLIGAVSASSGVWISGVRTGLPTGPVMALAVCAAFALVSLFAPRDGILAHAWRHWKMRRRIARENLLKSIFRVMEEGGFRHDGVTLLELSKRDGRPVTVLARGVGRLVAGKDATWSDDRSGLLLTTTGRRRAEEIVRNHRLWERYLTERASYAADHVHEDAERVEHFIGEDEVRRLEETLDFPSLDPHGRPIPAVGKDGKGGLS; this is encoded by the coding sequence ATGACGGAGTGGCTCCATACCGCCTTCGGCACCGCGCTGGCCGCGGCGCTTTTGTTGGGACTGTGCTGCGGCACGCTCGGAGCCTTCGTGGTCGTGCGCCGCATGGCTCTCACCGGGGACATGCTTTCGCACGCCGTGTTGCCGGGTATCGTGGCCGGACTGGTATGGAACACCCAGCGGGACCCGCTGGTGGTGCTCGCTGCGGCCCTGCTCGCAGGCATGGCGGGCAGCGCGGTGATGCATGCGATCCAGCGCACCACACGGTTGAAGCCGGATGCGGCGCTCGGCATCGTGCTCTCCGTGTTCTTCGCCGGCGGCATCGCGATGATCTCGATCCACCAGCCATCCGGCGTGCAGGCTTATCTCTATGGGCAGGCCGCCGCGATCGACCAGCGGGACCTGCGGTTGCTGGCGGGCGTCACGGTGCTGACGCTGGGCGTGGTCGGCGTGTTGTTCCGCCTGCTGCATGTCACGGCCTTCGATGCCGGGTTTTCACGGCTCCTGGGTTATCCCGTCCAGTGGCTGGACCGTCTGTTCTATTTCCTGCTTTCCGCCTCCATCGTGGTGGCGATGCAGGCGGTGGGGGTGGTGCTGATCAGTGCCATGCTGATCGCTCCGGCTGCCGCCGCATTGAAGCTGAGCCATCGCTTCGGCCGGGTGGTCACGGCTTCCTGTCTCATCGGGGCCGTTTCCGCATCCAGTGGGGTGTGGATCTCCGGCGTCCGGACGGGACTGCCCACCGGACCGGTGATGGCGCTCGCGGTGTGCGCGGCCTTTGCCTTGGTTTCCCTGTTCGCGCCGCGGGATGGCATTCTCGCGCATGCGTGGCGTCATTGGAAGATGCGCCGCCGCATCGCTCGTGAGAACCTCTTGAAATCCATCTTCCGGGTGATGGAGGAGGGGGGCTTCCGTCACGATGGCGTGACGCTGCTGGAGCTTTCCAAACGCGATGGCCGTCCGGTGACGGTGCTCGCGCGTGGTGTGGGACGGCTGGTGGCGGGCAAGGATGCGACGTGGTCCGACGACCGCTCCGGGTTGCTGCTGACGACGACCGGCCGCCGCCGCGCCGAGGAGATCGTGCGCAACCACCGCCTGTGGGAGCGTTATCTCACCGAGCGGGCTTCCTATGCGGCCGATCACGTCCATGAGGATGCGGAGCGCGTGGAACATTTCATCGGCGAGGACGAGGTGCGGCGCCTGGAGGAGACTCTGGATTTCCCCTCACTCGATCCCCACGGCCGTCCGATCCCTGCGGTGGGCAAGGATGGGAAAGGAGGGCTTTCATGA
- a CDS encoding metal ABC transporter ATP-binding protein, with protein MNVPALETHDLSVSYRHQPVLYGVDVVVPPGRLVGIIGPNGAGKSTMLKAVMGVVKPSGGRVEIFGKPLEQSLRRVGYVPQRESVDWDFPVTVADVALMGTYGSLGWFKRPGKAERERARAALEKVGMTPFADRQIGELSGGQQQRVFLARALAQEADLYLMDEPFAGVDAATERAIVELLREMRDRGKTVLVVHHDLHTAERYFDMMMLLNLNLVAFGDTADVFTPELLDKTYGGRLTLLSQVADRAARGPRS; from the coding sequence ATGAACGTCCCCGCTCTTGAGACCCACGATTTGTCCGTGAGCTACCGGCACCAGCCGGTGCTCTACGGGGTGGATGTGGTGGTTCCGCCCGGCCGGCTGGTAGGCATCATCGGCCCGAACGGCGCCGGCAAGTCGACCATGCTGAAGGCGGTGATGGGCGTGGTGAAGCCCTCCGGCGGCAGGGTCGAGATCTTCGGCAAGCCGCTGGAGCAATCGCTGCGGCGGGTCGGCTACGTGCCGCAGCGCGAGAGCGTGGACTGGGATTTTCCGGTCACGGTGGCGGATGTGGCGCTGATGGGCACCTATGGTTCGCTGGGTTGGTTCAAGCGTCCTGGCAAGGCGGAGCGGGAACGCGCCCGCGCGGCGCTGGAGAAAGTCGGCATGACGCCGTTCGCGGACCGCCAGATCGGCGAGCTCAGCGGCGGTCAGCAGCAGCGGGTGTTCCTCGCCCGAGCGCTGGCGCAGGAGGCGGATCTCTATCTCATGGACGAGCCCTTCGCCGGGGTGGATGCGGCTACAGAGCGCGCCATCGTGGAACTATTGAGGGAAATGCGGGATCGCGGAAAAACGGTGCTTGTCGTACATCACGACCTACACACCGCCGAGCGTTACTTCGACATGATGATGCTCCTGAACCTGAATCTCGTGGCCTTCGGCGATACGGCGGACGTGTTCACGCCCGAGCTGCTGGACAAGACCTACGGCGGCCGTCTCACCCTTCTCAGCCAGGTTGCCGATCGCGCGGCCCGTGGACCCCGGTCATGA
- a CDS encoding transporter, with amino-acid sequence MIRQTLLAFAATAAVVSASEFKRELSPDRPDTTESPVSVEPGAIQIESSFWSFTRDKDAGITTETWTLGETNVKFGITECSDLQLVLRPWITERSKGLGMTDRLDGFGDVEVRWKQNFWGNDGGKTAFALMPFISIPTQTEVSTGEWEGGLIAPLSIELCDGVGLGLMAEIDRVWDSDKGRHEWDFVHTAVLGFDLTDSLGLYLEYIGNTGHGRYEATASAGLTWGQTENLQWDVGFTLGLNDAAEDFGLFQGVTFRF; translated from the coding sequence ATGATCCGCCAGACACTTCTCGCCTTCGCAGCCACTGCTGCCGTCGTTTCCGCCTCGGAGTTCAAACGCGAGCTTTCACCCGACCGCCCGGACACCACCGAGAGCCCGGTTTCCGTCGAGCCCGGCGCGATCCAGATTGAATCCAGCTTCTGGAGCTTCACCCGCGACAAGGACGCGGGCATCACCACCGAAACGTGGACGCTTGGCGAAACGAACGTGAAGTTCGGCATCACCGAATGCAGCGACCTCCAGCTCGTGCTGCGCCCTTGGATCACGGAGCGGTCCAAGGGCCTCGGCATGACCGATCGTTTGGATGGCTTCGGCGATGTCGAAGTGCGCTGGAAGCAGAATTTCTGGGGCAATGACGGTGGCAAGACCGCCTTCGCCCTCATGCCCTTCATTTCGATCCCGACCCAGACGGAGGTCAGCACCGGCGAATGGGAAGGAGGTCTCATCGCCCCGCTGTCGATCGAACTGTGCGATGGCGTGGGTCTCGGCCTGATGGCGGAGATTGATCGCGTGTGGGACTCCGACAAGGGCCGCCACGAGTGGGACTTCGTCCACACCGCCGTGCTCGGATTCGATCTCACCGATTCGCTCGGTCTCTATCTGGAATACATCGGAAACACCGGCCACGGCCGCTATGAGGCCACCGCGAGCGCGGGTCTCACGTGGGGACAGACGGAGAACCTGCAATGGGATGTGGGTTTCACGCTCGGCCTCAATGATGCCGCGGAAGACTTCGGTCTGTTCCAAGGGGTGACCTTCCGCTTCTAA